Proteins encoded together in one Antennarius striatus isolate MH-2024 chromosome 13, ASM4005453v1, whole genome shotgun sequence window:
- the smg8 gene encoding nonsense-mediated mRNA decay factor SMG8, which translates to MKEAKMSAPVSIGDLLQADTQEDGAHRDDGLCVVGVFGKSNMQSGLPKESLINALADKNIFSLFGGPEDGGGADSHIQAFYNRDSQVLYLVLSSVCDSRQLLRACRALSAGTGHSDAHDFWKGLDKQHCLHLLYMFSVCHVLLLVHPNQTFDVSYDRLFRALDALRQKVLPLFRAAIKDCPVSIEWKVNCRPCPPRLLFVFQMNGCLKVSGSMSESGGNPDKPKKHSPRRRLQHALEDQIYRIFRKSRVLTNQSSNCLFTVPANQAFVYMVPTVEEDPVGALLGQLRSDCILKEHDSTVSISGPRRYQQIRRAARPSGFSSDSGSMLAGGQLTDCTLKEFLWQHIELVLTKKGFDDSVGRNPQPSHFELPTFSKWVQVASRLHQFLISTTDEEMVELTAKVQSQLKVLEGFLDADTKFSENRCQKALPLAHSAYQSNLPHNYTTTVHKNQLAQALRVYSQHARGVAFQRYALQLHEDCYKFWSNGHQLCEERSLSDQHCVHKFHLLPQPGEKPDMDRNPPILTHNSRGRSTSSCNCGRKQAPREDPFDIQAANYDFYQMLEEKCCAKLDRIEFPVFQPSTPDPAPASDQAQRLPCEASGSGEEGRVKEQSTAQSHTPGDTSLSLALSLGQSTDSLGPYGEGDGPEAQVPQKRPSLADRQPSTVEYLPGMMHSGCPKGLLPKFSSWSLVKLGPAKSYNCHTGLEQPGFLPGSSFLLPWDLVIRSRSEEDAGPSEALDGSSSWPAPNKTLVGKRGSTGGLGRSRRRDDMARVFVGFEYEDSRGRRFISSGPDKIVKVLGPGGAKDPATRVLNTDMPLYILSPSQGRGLKPHYAQLARLYVVVPDAPLEVTLNPQVQPGPPPCPLFHPEQMDLVLPSDGLWVLRFPFSYATDRGPCYPPKENQPLSNYKVLRGVLKATTANPPQ; encoded by the exons ATGAAGGAAGCGAAGATGTCTGCGCCTGTGAGCATAGGAGACTTGCTCCAGGCAGACACGCAGGAGGACGGCGCCCACCGGGACGACGGGCTGTGTGTCGTTGGGGTGTTCGGGAAGAGCAACATGCAGTCGGGGCTGCCGAAGGAGTCTCTCATCAACGCGTTGGCGGACAAGAACATCTTCTCGCTGTTCGGCGGGCCGGAGGACGGCGGCGGCGCAGACAGCCACATCCAGGCCTTCTACAACCGGGACTCCCAGGTGCTCTACCTGGTGCTGTCGTCCGTGTGCGACAGCCGGCAGCTGCTCCGCGCCTGCCGGGCTCTGAGCGCCGGGACCGGCCACTCCGACGCCCACGACTTCTGGAAAGGCCTCGACAAGCAGCACTGCCTCCATCTGCTCTATATGTTCTCCGTGTGCCACGTCCTGCTGCTCGTCCACCCGAACCAGACGTTCGACGTGTCCTACGACCGGCTGTTCCGGGCCCTGGACGCCCTCCGGCAGAAGGTCCTGCCTCTGTTTCGGGCTGCCATCAAAGACTGTCCGGTGTCCATAGAGTGGAAGGTGAACTGTCGGCCGTGTCCTCCGCGCCTGCTCTTCGTGTTCCAGATGAACGGCTGTCTTAAG gTGTCGGGAAGCATGTCTGAGTCTGGAGGAAACCCTGACAAGCCTAAGAAGCACTCCCCCAGGAGGCGCCTGCAACATGCCCTGGAGGACCAGATTTATCGCATCTTCCGTAAGAGCAGGGTTCTGACCAACCAGAGCAGCAACTGCTTGTTCACCGTGCCAGCCAACCAAGCCTTCGTCTACATGGTCCCCACGGTGGAGGAGGACCCAGTGGGTGCCTTGCTCGGTCAGCTGAGGTCTGACTGTATCTTGAAAGAACACGACTCCACCGTCTCCATATCGGGGCCCAGACGATATCAGCAGATCCGTCGTGCGGCTCGTCCATCTGGCTTCAGTAGCGACTCGGGCAGCATGTTGGCGGGAGGTCAGCTGACGGACTGCACCCTGAAGGAGTTCCTGTGGCAGCACATAGAGCTGGTCCTCACAAAGAAGGGCTTTGACGACAGCGTCGGCCGCAATCCACAACCTTCACACTTCGAGCTGCCGACTTTCTCCAAATGGGTCCAGGTTGCGTCCAGACTTCACCAGTTTCTGATTAGCACCACAGATGAAGAAATGGTCGAGCTGACCGCCAAAGTGCAAAGTCAGCTGAAGGTTTTAGAAGGTTTTCTCGATGCAGACACAAAGTTTTCTGAGAACAGATGCCAAAAAGCCCTGCCACTGGCTCACAGCGCTTACCAGTCCAACCTTCCCCATAACTACACCACCACGGTGCACAAGAACCAGCTTGCACAAGCCCTGCGGGTGTACAGCCAGCACGCCAGAGGTGTGGCTTTCCAGCGTTACGCTCTGCAGCTTCATGAGGACTGCTACAAGTTCTGGAGCAATGGTCACCAACTTTGTGAGGAGCGAAGCCTGTCGGACCAGCACTGTGTTCACAAGTTCCATCTGCTGCCTCAGCCAG GAGAGAAACCCGACATGGACCGAAACCCACCCATCCTGACCCAcaacagcagggggcgctccaCCAGCTCCTGTAACTGCGGCAGGAAGCAGGCTCCACGCGAAGATCCATTTGATATTCAGGCGGCCAATTATGACTTCTACCAG ATGCTGGAGGAGAAATGCTGCGCGAAGCTGGACAGGATTGAGTTTCCGGTGTTCCAGCCCAGCACCCCCGACCCCGCCCCGGCCAGCGACCAAGCTCAGCGACTCCCGTGCGAGGCCTCGGGGTCTGGTGAAGAGGGGAGGGTGAAGGAGCAAAGCACGGCCCAGAGCCACACCCCCGGAGACACCAGCCTGAGCCTGGCTCTCAGCCTGGGTCAGTCCACCGACAGCCTGGGCCCCTACGGGGAGGGGGACGGGCCCGAAGCCCAAGTGCCGCAAAAGAGGCCGAGCCTGGCCGATCGGCAGCCGTCCACCGTGGAGTACCTCCCTGGTATGATGCACTCCGGCTGCCCCAAGGGCCTGCTGCCCAAGTTCTCCAGCTGGTCGCTGGTCAAACTGGGACCAGCAAAGTCGTACAACTGCCACACTGGTCTGGAGCAGCCGGGCTTCCTACCCGGCTCGTCCTTCCTCCTGCCGTGGGATTTGGTGATTCGCTCTCGGTCAGAGGAGGACGCAGGACCGTCAGAGGCGTTGGATGGAAGCTCCTCGTGGCCGGCCCCCAATAAGACCCTGGTGGGGAAGCGGGGAAGCACCGGAGGACTGGGGAGGAGTCGCAGGAGGGACGATATGGCTCGTGTGTTCGTGGGGTTCGAGTATGAAGACAGCAGAGGACGGCGCTTCATTAGCAGCGGTCCTGACAAAATAGTGAAGGTCCTGGGGCCAGGGGGGGCCAAGGACCCCGCCACCAGGGTGCTAAACACCGACATGCCACTCTACATCCTCTCGCCCTCCCAGGGCCGCGGTCTCAAGCCTCATTACGCCCAGCTGGCTCGCCTTTATGTGGTGGTGCCCGACGCGCCGCTGGAGGTTACGCTCAACCCACAG GTGCAGCCCGGTCCTCCTCCCTGCCCACTTTTCCACCCAGAACAAATGGATTTGGTGTTGCCGTCTGACGGTCTCTGGGTCCTGCGCTTCCCGTTCTCCTACGCCACAGATCGCGGCCCCTGTTACCCCCCCAAAGAGAACCAACCGCTCAGCAACTACAAAGTACTGCGAGGTGTCTTGAAGGCCACCACTGCTAACCCCCCGCAGTGA
- the kcnj15 gene encoding ATP-sensitive inward rectifier potassium channel 15, which translates to MVTNKTEVQRRIVSKDGHNNVRIDNVEGMVKLYLHDIWTTVVDMKWRYKLTLFASTFVMTWFIFGVIFYFIGMGNGDLESGLSSNHTPCVMNVETLTGAFLFSLESQTTIGYGFRYISEECPLAIFTLVAQLVITGLAEIFVTGAFLAKLARPKKRAETIKFSQSAVICRHQGRLVLMVRVANMRKSLLIQCQLSGKLLHSNVTEEGEKTQVHQSSVDFYMDSSGECPFLILPLTFYHVLDDRSPLAGLNAKNLLTRDFELLVTLNATMESTAATCQSRTSYVPQEILWGYEFKPVLFSTTGGRYVADFNFFDKVQVSNDAAFLSNNTEKLKLEEEYKK; encoded by the coding sequence ATGGTCACCAACAAGACTGAGGTCCAGCGGAGGATCGTGTCCAAGGACGGCCACAACAACGTGCGTATCGACAACGTGGAGGGCATGGTCAAGCTGTACCTGCACGACATCTGGACCACGGTGGTGGACATGAAGTGGCGCTACAAACTCACTCTGTTCGCCTCCACCTTCGTCATGACCTGGTTCATCTTCGGGGTCATCTTTTACTTCATCGGCATGGGCAACGGGGACTTGGAGTCCGGCCTGAGTTCCAACCACACCCCCTGTGTGATGAACGTGGAGACCCTCACCGGAGCCTTCCTGTTCTCCCTGGAGTCTCAAACCACCATCGGGTATGGTTTCCGCTACATCTCAGAGGAGTGTCCTCTGGCTATCTTCACCCTGGTGGCTCAGCTCGTCATCACCGGCCTGGCTGAGATCTTCGTTACCGGGGCGTTTCTAGCCAAACTGGCTCGGCCCAAGAAGCGAGCGGAGACCATCAAGTTCAGCCAGTCGGCGGTGATCTGCAGGCACCAGGGCCGACTGGTCCTGATGGTGAGAGTGGCCAACATGAGGAAGAGCCTCCTGATCCAGTGTCAGCTCTCAGGGAAGCTGCTCCACTCCAATGTGACAGAGGAGGGCGAAAAGACTCAAGTCCACCAGAGCTCCGTGGATTTCTACATGGACTCCAGCGGCGAGTGTCCGTTCCTCATCCTCCCGCTCACCTTCTACCACGTTCTGGATGATCGCAGCCCGTTGGCGGGACTCAACGCTAAAAACCTCCTCACGCGTGACTTCGAGCTGCTCGTTACGCTCAACGCCACCATGGAGTCGACGGCCGCCACGTGCCAGAGTCGCACCTCATACGTTCCGCAGGAGATCCTCTGGGGTTACGAGTTCAAACCGGTGCTATTCAGCACCACCGGGGGGCGCTATGTGGCTGATTTCAACTTTTTTGATAAGGTACAGGTGAGCAACGATGCAGCGTTCCTCAGTAACAACACAGAGAAGTtaaagctggaggaggagtataAGAAGTAA
- the vps26c gene encoding vacuolar protein sorting-associated protein 26C has translation MSVTLDIRLKRANKVYHEGETVAGVIQLVCKEALQHQCISLNMEGLVNLQLSSKSVGVFEAFYNSVKPISLISCNIEVAKAGKVPAGKTEIPFEFPLTAKGNKVLYETYHGVFVNIQYSLRCDLKRSLLTKDLSRSCEFIVHSQPQISKVVPTPVNFTITPDTLQNMRERSAVPKFLIRGHLDTTNCLISQPLTGELVVENSDVPIKSIELQLVRVETCGCAEGYARDATEIQNIQIAEGNVCHSFPIPIYMVFPRLFTCPTLETTNFKVEFEVNVVIVLHDDHLITENFPLKLCRV, from the exons ATGAGCGTCACGTTAGATATAAGACTAAAAAGAGCTAATAAAGTTTACCATGAAGGG gaaacGGTGGCTGGGGTCATCCAGCTGGTGTGTAAGGAGGCGCTGCAGCATCAATGCATCTCCCTGAACATGGAGGGTCTGGTCAACCTGCAGCTGAGCTCCAAGAGTGTCGGTGTCTTCGAGGCGTTCTACAACTCTGTCAAG CCCATCTCACTGATCAGCTGTAACATCGAGGTGGCCAAAGCCGGAAAAGTCCCCGCAGGGAAGACCGAGATTCCCTTTGAATTCCCTCTGACCGCCAAAGGCAACAAGGTTCTGTACGAGACCTACCACGGAGTGTTCGTCAACATTCAG TACTCCCTCCGCTGTGACCTGAAGCGCTCCCTGCTGACCAAAGACCTGAGCAGGAGCTGCGAGTTCATCGTTCACAGTCAG CCACAGATATCTAAAGTTGTCCCCACTCCAGTCAACTTCACCATCACCCCAGACACCCTGCAGAACATGCGTGAG AGGAGCGCTGTGCCGAAGTTTCTGATCAGAGGCCATCTGGACACCACCAACTGTCTGATCAGCCAGCCGCTGACCGGAGAGCTGGTGGTGGAGAACTCCGACGTTCCCATCAAGAGCATTGAGCTGCAGCTGGTGCGAGTGGAGACCTGCG GTTGTGCTGAAGGTTACGCCAGAGACGCCACAGAGATCCAGAACATCCAGATCGCCGAGGGCAACGTGTGCCACAGCTTCCCCATCCCCATCTACATGGTGTTCCCCCGGCTGTTCACCTGCCCCACGCTGGAGACCACCAACTTCAAAGTGG AGTTTGAAGTCAACGTCGTCATCGTGCTTCACGACGATCACCTGATCACAGAGAACTTCCCTCTGAAGCTGTGCAGAGTCTGA